A part of Streptomyces sp. NBC_01451 genomic DNA contains:
- a CDS encoding alkaline phosphatase PhoX: MERRTLLRAAVIGGSAAVFGGTLWRGAAHAAPAQPGTGPYGALAAPDANGIRLPAGFTSRVVARSGQTVTGTSYTWHNAPDGGACYADGTGWIYVSNSEINPSGGASAVKFSSTGAITAAYRILSGTRQNCAGGRTPWNTWLSCEEVSLGYVYETDPWGTTAATQRPAMGRFKHEAAAADPVRKVVYLTEDETNGRLYRFVPTTWGDLSAGTLQVLVAGTATSGSYTWTTIPDPDGSPTTTRTQVSGSKSFNGGEGCYYADDKVWFTTKGDNRVWQLNLLTNTYELAYDDSLVTSGTAPLTGVDNITGTSSGDLFVAEDGGNMEICLITPDDVVAPFLRVDGQSGSEITGPAFSPDGSRLYFSSQRGTSGSSSGGITYEVTGPFRS; the protein is encoded by the coding sequence GTGGAACGCCGTACCCTTCTGCGCGCCGCCGTCATCGGCGGCTCGGCGGCCGTCTTCGGCGGCACCCTGTGGCGCGGCGCCGCCCACGCGGCCCCCGCCCAGCCGGGCACGGGCCCGTACGGAGCCCTCGCCGCACCCGACGCCAACGGCATCAGACTCCCCGCCGGCTTCACCAGCAGGGTCGTCGCCCGCTCGGGCCAGACGGTCACCGGAACGTCGTACACCTGGCACAACGCCCCGGACGGCGGCGCCTGTTACGCCGACGGCACGGGCTGGATCTACGTCTCCAACTCGGAGATCAACCCGTCTGGCGGCGCGAGCGCGGTGAAGTTCTCGTCGACGGGCGCCATCACCGCCGCGTACCGCATCCTGTCGGGCACGCGCCAGAACTGCGCGGGTGGGCGCACCCCCTGGAACACGTGGCTGTCCTGCGAGGAGGTGTCGCTGGGGTACGTCTACGAGACCGACCCGTGGGGCACGACCGCGGCGACGCAGCGCCCCGCGATGGGCCGCTTCAAGCACGAGGCGGCGGCAGCGGACCCGGTCCGCAAGGTCGTCTACCTGACGGAGGACGAGACGAACGGCCGCCTCTACCGCTTCGTTCCCACGACCTGGGGCGACCTGTCGGCCGGCACCCTCCAGGTCCTGGTGGCCGGCACGGCGACCTCTGGCTCGTACACCTGGACCACGATCCCCGACCCGGACGGCTCCCCGACCACCACCCGCACCCAGGTCTCCGGCTCCAAGTCCTTCAACGGCGGCGAGGGTTGCTACTACGCCGACGACAAGGTCTGGTTCACCACCAAGGGCGACAACCGGGTCTGGCAGCTCAACCTGCTGACGAACACGTACGAGTTGGCGTACGACGACTCCCTGGTCACGTCGGGCACGGCCCCCTTGACCGGAGTCGACAACATCACCGGCACCTCATCCGGCGACCTGTTCGTGGCGGAGGACGGCGGCAACATGGAGATCTGCCTGATCACACCGGACGACGTGGTCGCCCCGTTCCTGCGCGTCGACGGCCAGTCGGGCTCGGAGATCACGGGCCCGGCCTTCTCCCCCGACGGCAGCCGCCTGTACTTCTCCAGCCAGCGCGGCACGAGCGGCAGTTCCTCGGGCGGGATCACGTACGAGGTGACGGGCCCGTTCCGCTCGTAG
- a CDS encoding DMT family transporter, whose protein sequence is MEANARWVALTAVAPVAWGANYFVTREFLPMDRPLYGAALRALPAGLALLALRRRRPRGAWWWRSAVLGLVNVSVFFALVYVSSQLLPTSVASTVMAASPLTMMFIAWPLVSERPRPAHLAGAVIGLAGVCLMLLGGAGAASVAGILAAAAAVLVSSFGHILTKRWSGDADMIATTAWQLTAGGLFLLPVAAVVEGAPPALPPPTLLAFCYVALIATALAFTVWFTGLRHLPAGTVGLIGLLNPVTGVLLGTALAGEVLTVQQLCGLALVLAGVTLGRPRRATRHTDRHADLRIDGHVDRQRPRSAVRPSRGTAANDRQGDTART, encoded by the coding sequence ATGGAAGCCAATGCACGCTGGGTGGCACTGACCGCGGTCGCGCCGGTGGCCTGGGGGGCCAACTACTTCGTCACCCGCGAGTTCCTCCCGATGGATCGCCCGCTGTACGGGGCCGCGCTGCGGGCGCTGCCCGCCGGACTCGCCCTGCTGGCTCTGCGCAGGCGACGGCCCCGGGGTGCGTGGTGGTGGCGGTCCGCCGTACTGGGCCTGGTCAACGTGAGCGTGTTCTTCGCCCTCGTCTACGTCTCCTCCCAACTGCTGCCGACGAGCGTCGCGTCGACCGTCATGGCGGCGTCTCCGCTGACGATGATGTTCATCGCATGGCCCCTGGTGTCCGAGCGGCCCCGGCCCGCGCACCTGGCCGGTGCCGTGATCGGGCTCGCCGGCGTCTGCCTGATGCTGCTCGGCGGGGCGGGGGCGGCGAGCGTGGCGGGAATCCTCGCCGCGGCGGCGGCCGTACTCGTGTCGTCCTTCGGCCACATCCTCACCAAACGGTGGAGCGGCGACGCCGACATGATCGCCACGACCGCCTGGCAGCTCACCGCCGGGGGCCTGTTCCTGCTGCCGGTCGCCGCAGTGGTGGAGGGCGCCCCGCCCGCCCTGCCCCCGCCCACGCTCCTCGCCTTCTGCTACGTCGCCCTGATCGCCACCGCGCTGGCCTTCACCGTCTGGTTCACCGGACTGCGGCACCTGCCCGCAGGCACCGTGGGACTGATCGGGCTCCTCAACCCCGTCACGGGCGTGCTGTTGGGCACGGCACTCGCCGGAGAGGTACTGACGGTCCAGCAACTGTGCGGACTGGCCCTGGTACTGGCGGGCGTCACCCTCGGTCGACCCAGGCGTGCGACCAGGCACACCGACCGGCATGCCGACCTGCGCATCGACGGGCATGTCGACCGGCAGCGTCCACGATCAGCCGTCCGGCCGTCTCGCGGTACGGCAGCGAACGACCGCCAAGGCGACACCGCGCGTACATGA
- a CDS encoding MarR family winged helix-turn-helix transcriptional regulator, whose protein sequence is MEEPQRADRVARIQDEWRRERLEIDIAPQGVIGRLHRLADRLSEELRLVYGRYGLSEGEFDVLCALRRAGEPYERAPGELAAHTMVTTGAMTKRIDRLEQAGLVTRRRSDDDQRGRIVALTAPGRDLIDRAFTDHMRNERRLLDLLPPAEASALEELLKTWLSRMEYQAPADGG, encoded by the coding sequence ATGGAAGAACCGCAGAGGGCGGACCGCGTGGCCCGCATCCAGGACGAGTGGCGCCGTGAACGCCTGGAGATCGACATCGCGCCACAAGGGGTGATCGGCCGGCTGCACCGGCTGGCGGACCGCCTCAGCGAGGAACTCCGCCTCGTCTACGGGCGCTACGGCCTGAGCGAGGGGGAGTTCGACGTCCTGTGCGCCCTGCGGCGCGCGGGCGAGCCGTACGAACGGGCACCCGGTGAACTGGCCGCGCACACCATGGTCACCACCGGTGCGATGACGAAGCGGATCGATCGCCTGGAACAGGCCGGACTCGTCACCCGCCGCCGGTCCGACGACGACCAGCGGGGGCGGATCGTCGCCCTCACCGCACCCGGACGGGACCTCATCGACCGGGCGTTCACCGACCACATGCGCAACGAGCGGCGTCTGCTGGACCTCCTGCCGCCCGCCGAGGCCTCGGCGCTCGAAGAACTGCTGAAGACGTGGCTCTCCCGCATGGAGTATCAGGCCCCTGCCGACGGCGGCTGA
- a CDS encoding SAM-dependent methyltransferase: MDTSKPHSARFWNYFVGGKDNYEVDREIGDQIKGIFPGLVDVAVTSRHFLGRAVRYLADEQGVRQFLDVGTGLPTADNTHEVAQRAAPDARIVYVDNDPVVLAHADALLGSTPEGRTVYLNADLYAPETILEAAADTLDLSRPVALMILNTLGHVADHDQARDLVGRLMAGLPSGSHLVISDSTATSEGMIAASKAYNASGAVPYYVRSVAEIAAFFDGLDLADPGVVQVPEWRPDLRGPAGPAVSVDAYCGVGRKP, from the coding sequence ATCGACACCTCCAAGCCGCACTCGGCCCGTTTCTGGAACTACTTCGTCGGCGGCAAGGACAACTACGAGGTCGACCGGGAGATCGGCGACCAGATCAAGGGGATCTTCCCCGGTCTCGTCGATGTCGCGGTCACCAGCAGGCACTTCCTGGGACGCGCCGTCCGCTACCTCGCCGACGAGCAGGGCGTACGCCAGTTCCTGGACGTCGGCACCGGGCTGCCGACCGCCGACAACACCCACGAGGTCGCGCAGCGAGCCGCCCCGGACGCCCGGATCGTGTACGTCGACAACGACCCCGTCGTGCTGGCCCACGCGGACGCCCTGCTCGGCAGCACCCCCGAGGGCCGGACCGTCTACCTCAACGCCGATCTGTACGCCCCCGAGACCATCCTCGAAGCGGCTGCCGACACCCTCGACCTCTCCCGGCCGGTCGCGCTGATGATCCTCAACACGCTCGGCCATGTCGCCGACCACGACCAGGCGCGCGACCTGGTGGGCCGCCTGATGGCGGGCCTGCCGTCGGGCAGCCATCTGGTGATCAGCGACAGCACCGCCACCAGCGAGGGCATGATCGCCGCGTCGAAGGCCTACAACGCGAGCGGCGCCGTGCCGTACTACGTAAGAAGCGTCGCGGAGATCGCCGCCTTCTTCGACGGCCTCGACCTGGCGGACCCGGGCGTGGTCCAGGTGCCCGAGTGGCGCCCGGACCTCCGGGGCCCGGCCGGTCCCGCCGTGTCCGTCGACGCCTACTGCGGAGTGGGCCGCAAGCCCTGA
- a CDS encoding oxidoreductase: MPGWNTQDIPDQSGRIAVVTGANSGLGYVTARELARKGARVVLACRSEARGNEAVGRLLAEVPDAIAEFWPLDLGDLGSVREFADELPYERLDLLVNNAGVMALPYGTTADGFETQFGVNHLGHFALTGLLFPRMLGTSGARIVNLSSGAHALGNIDIDDLNSERKYRRWTAYGRSKTANLLFTHELARRLDAIGSGVVVAAAHPGYADTNLQTAAAKMEGRKGAERFMEIGNRYFAQSAEAGALPTLYAATAPGVRPDAFIGPKLLGWRGSPARSWRASWTLNDRAGERLWAASEQLTGVTYEGLKE, translated from the coding sequence ATGCCGGGCTGGAACACGCAGGACATCCCCGACCAGAGCGGTCGCATCGCCGTCGTCACCGGTGCCAACAGTGGTCTCGGGTACGTCACCGCGCGGGAGTTGGCGCGCAAGGGGGCGCGGGTGGTGCTCGCGTGCCGGAGCGAGGCGCGCGGGAACGAGGCGGTCGGGCGGCTGCTGGCCGAAGTACCGGACGCCATCGCCGAGTTCTGGCCGCTCGACCTCGGGGACCTGGGCTCCGTACGGGAGTTCGCGGACGAGCTCCCGTACGAGCGGCTCGATCTTCTCGTCAACAACGCGGGCGTGATGGCGTTGCCGTACGGGACGACGGCGGACGGGTTCGAGACGCAGTTCGGGGTCAACCACCTCGGGCACTTCGCCCTCACCGGCCTGCTGTTCCCGAGGATGCTCGGCACGTCCGGCGCCCGGATCGTGAACCTCTCCAGCGGCGCCCACGCACTCGGCAACATCGACATCGACGACCTCAACAGCGAGCGCAAATACCGGCGTTGGACCGCGTACGGGCGTTCCAAGACGGCCAACCTGCTCTTCACGCACGAGCTGGCGCGCAGGCTGGACGCGATCGGCTCGGGTGTCGTGGTCGCCGCCGCGCATCCCGGGTACGCCGACACCAACCTCCAGACCGCCGCGGCGAAGATGGAGGGCCGCAAGGGCGCCGAGCGGTTCATGGAGATCGGCAACCGGTACTTCGCCCAGTCCGCCGAGGCGGGCGCCCTGCCCACGCTGTACGCGGCCACCGCGCCCGGCGTACGGCCCGACGCGTTCATCGGCCCGAAGCTCCTTGGCTGGCGCGGCTCGCCCGCGAGGTCCTGGCGGGCTTCCTGGACGCTCAACGACCGTGCGGGGGAACGCCTTTGGGCCGCCTCCGAGCAGCTCACCGGGGTGACGTACGAGGGCCTGAAGGAATGA
- the nirD gene encoding nitrite reductase small subunit NirD has product MTLAPETTDLKVQLRIGDSADGAEGDWFTVCDLSLLLPGRGVAALLPDGRQAAVFRDRAGSLYAIDNRDPFGGAAVLSRGLTGTHQGRPYVASPLLKQRFDLESGRCLDDETVAVRAYEVRAAA; this is encoded by the coding sequence ATGACCCTGGCACCCGAGACGACCGACCTGAAGGTCCAACTGCGGATCGGCGACAGCGCCGACGGCGCCGAAGGCGACTGGTTCACGGTCTGCGACCTGAGCCTCCTGCTGCCGGGCCGCGGCGTGGCGGCCCTGCTGCCGGACGGCCGCCAGGCGGCCGTCTTCCGCGACCGCGCGGGCAGCCTGTACGCCATCGACAACCGGGACCCGTTCGGCGGCGCGGCGGTCCTCTCCCGCGGCCTGACCGGCACCCACCAGGGCCGCCCGTACGTCGCCTCCCCGCTGCTGAAGCAGCGCTTCGACCTGGAGTCGGGCCGCTGCCTGGACGACGAGACGGTGGCCGTGCGGGCGTACGAGGTGCGCGCCGCCGCCTGA
- the nirB gene encoding nitrite reductase large subunit NirB, with the protein MTAADGATPTIVLVGHGMVGQRFLEALAERGLTAAHRVVVLCEEPRPAYDRVALTSYFSGKTPEDLSMTDMAFIEREGIELHIGDPAETIDREAKRVTSRSGLVVDYDVLVLATGSYPFVPPVPNKDAKGCFVYRTIEDLLAIEEYASTRTTGAVVGGGLLGLEAAGALKGLGLTSHIVEFAPRLMPVQVDEGGGAALLRTIEDMGLSVHTGVGTQEIVVGEDGAVTGMKLSDGSELATDLVVFSAGVRPRDQLARESGLTVGERGGIAVDEQCRTVSDPHVFAIGECALASDGRVYGLVAPGYEQAETAAAAIAADEEAEELTFTGADLSTKLKLLGVDVASFGDAHGATEDCLDVVYSDSRSGLYKKLVIGRDGKLLGGILVGDAEAYGTLRAFTGTVPPVSPESLVLPAGAGGPVQLGPTALPDAAIICSCNNVTKGTIRGAVTEHNCTTVPEVKKCTKAGTTCGSCVKVLGQLVTAELEASGVVVDKGLCGCFSQTREELYEIVLALRINTYQDLLDRYGRDNARGGDGCEICKPAVASIIASLAPTIGADVYVLDGEQATLQDTNDHFLANLQKNGSYSVVPRIPGGEITPEGLIVIGEIARDFGLYTKITGGQRIDMFGARVEQLPLIWTRLVDAGFESGHAYGKSLRTVKSCVGQTWCRYGVQDSVRMAIDLELRYRGLRSPHKLKSAVSGCARECAEAQSKDFGIIATSGGWNLYVGGNGGATPRHADLLAQDLNDAELIRLIDRFLMFYIRTADRLERTSTWLERLPGGLDHVRDVVVEDSLGICEELESLMTAHVAHYRDEWADTINDPEKLARFVSFVNAPDTPDPVVGFVPERDQIKPDLPLLSIGLRPADDVLEGSAQR; encoded by the coding sequence ATGACCGCCGCTGATGGGGCCACCCCCACGATCGTGCTCGTCGGCCACGGAATGGTCGGCCAGCGCTTCCTCGAAGCCCTCGCCGAGCGTGGCCTGACCGCCGCGCACCGCGTGGTCGTGCTGTGCGAGGAGCCGCGCCCGGCATACGACCGCGTGGCGCTGACCTCGTACTTCTCGGGCAAGACGCCCGAGGACCTGTCGATGACCGACATGGCGTTCATCGAGCGGGAGGGCATCGAGCTGCACATCGGTGACCCGGCGGAGACCATCGACCGCGAGGCGAAGCGGGTGACCTCGCGCTCCGGGCTGGTCGTCGACTACGACGTCCTCGTCCTCGCCACCGGCTCCTACCCCTTTGTGCCGCCGGTCCCCAACAAGGACGCCAAGGGCTGCTTCGTCTACCGGACCATCGAGGACCTCCTCGCCATCGAGGAGTACGCGAGCACCCGTACGACGGGTGCCGTGGTCGGCGGTGGTCTGCTCGGACTTGAGGCGGCCGGTGCGCTGAAGGGCCTCGGACTCACCTCCCACATCGTCGAGTTCGCGCCGCGCCTGATGCCGGTGCAGGTCGACGAGGGCGGCGGCGCCGCGCTGCTGCGCACCATCGAGGACATGGGCCTGTCCGTCCACACGGGCGTCGGCACCCAGGAGATCGTCGTCGGCGAGGACGGCGCGGTCACCGGTATGAAGCTGTCCGACGGTTCCGAACTCGCCACCGACCTGGTGGTGTTCAGCGCCGGTGTCCGCCCCCGCGACCAGCTGGCCCGCGAGTCGGGCCTCACGGTCGGCGAGCGCGGCGGCATCGCGGTCGACGAACAGTGCCGCACGGTCAGCGACCCGCACGTCTTCGCGATCGGCGAGTGCGCGCTGGCCTCCGACGGCCGGGTGTACGGCCTGGTCGCCCCCGGATACGAGCAGGCGGAGACGGCCGCCGCCGCCATCGCCGCGGACGAGGAGGCCGAGGAGCTGACGTTCACCGGCGCCGACCTCTCCACCAAGCTGAAGCTGCTCGGCGTGGACGTGGCGTCCTTCGGCGACGCGCACGGCGCCACCGAGGACTGCCTGGACGTCGTCTACTCCGACTCCCGCTCGGGCCTGTACAAGAAGCTCGTCATCGGCCGCGACGGCAAGCTGCTCGGCGGCATCCTCGTCGGCGACGCGGAGGCGTACGGCACCCTGCGCGCGTTCACCGGTACGGTCCCGCCGGTCTCCCCCGAGTCCCTGGTGCTCCCGGCGGGCGCCGGCGGCCCGGTCCAGCTCGGCCCGACCGCGCTGCCGGACGCCGCGATCATCTGCTCCTGCAACAACGTCACCAAGGGCACGATCCGCGGCGCGGTCACCGAGCACAACTGCACCACCGTGCCCGAGGTGAAGAAGTGCACCAAGGCCGGTACGACGTGCGGCAGTTGCGTCAAGGTCCTCGGCCAGCTCGTCACCGCCGAGCTGGAGGCGAGCGGTGTCGTCGTCGACAAGGGCCTGTGCGGCTGCTTCTCGCAGACCCGCGAGGAGCTGTACGAGATCGTCCTCGCGCTGCGCATCAACACCTACCAGGACCTGCTGGACCGCTACGGCCGCGACAACGCCAGGGGCGGCGACGGCTGCGAGATCTGCAAGCCGGCGGTGGCCTCGATCATCGCCTCCCTCGCCCCGACGATCGGTGCCGACGTCTACGTCCTGGACGGCGAGCAGGCCACCCTGCAGGACACCAACGACCACTTCCTCGCCAACCTGCAGAAGAACGGCTCGTACTCGGTCGTCCCGCGCATCCCCGGCGGTGAGATCACCCCGGAGGGTCTGATCGTCATCGGCGAGATCGCCCGAGACTTCGGCCTCTACACGAAGATCACCGGCGGTCAGCGGATCGACATGTTCGGCGCACGGGTGGAACAACTCCCGCTGATCTGGACGCGGTTGGTGGACGCCGGCTTCGAGTCCGGGCACGCCTACGGCAAGTCACTCCGTACGGTGAAGTCCTGCGTCGGCCAGACCTGGTGCCGCTACGGCGTCCAGGACTCGGTCCGGATGGCGATCGACCTGGAGCTGCGCTACCGGGGGCTCAGGTCGCCGCACAAGCTCAAGTCGGCGGTGTCGGGCTGCGCCCGTGAGTGCGCCGAGGCCCAGTCCAAGGACTTCGGCATCATCGCCACCTCGGGCGGCTGGAACCTGTACGTCGGCGGCAACGGCGGCGCGACCCCACGCCACGCGGACCTGCTGGCCCAGGACCTGAACGACGCCGAACTGATCAGGCTGATCGACCGGTTCCTGATGTTCTACATCCGCACGGCGGACCGGCTGGAGCGCACGTCGACCTGGCTGGAGCGGCTCCCCGGCGGCCTGGACCACGTACGCGACGTGGTCGTGGAGGACTCGCTCGGCATCTGCGAGGAGCTGGAGTCGCTGATGACCGCGCATGTCGCCCACTACCGCGACGAGTGGGCCGACACCATCAACGACCCCGAGAAGCTCGCCCGGTTCGTGTCCTTCGTGAACGCGCCGGACACTCCCGACCCGGTCGTCGGCTTCGTCCCCGAGCGCGACCAGATCAAGCCCGACCTGCCGTTGCTGTCCATCGGCCTGCGCCCCGCCGATGACGTCCTGGAAGGAAGTGCCCAGCGATGA
- a CDS encoding NAD(P)/FAD-dependent oxidoreductase, giving the protein MTSNARVVVIGAGLAGVRLARRLGELGLSASDVVLVGEEEHRPYNRVLLAEVLAGRYAPEVIALPTPDRLVRARAEHIDRADRTVHCSDGSVIAYDTLVLATGSNPVLPPLRGLFTPDHELPEGVHAFRTMDDCLGLSKDVRPGSRAVVIGGGLLGVSAARALAVRGAQVVLAQQAERLMERQLDPGASSLVLRHLNDLGVEVHTECRVRNVRCVGGRVRSVEMADHYTLDADLVVLACGVHPRVGLARDAGLAVHKGILVDDELRTSDPHIRALGDCAQHQGTIYGLATPALEQAEVLAELIASETGEAGTSGGSAARYTGTRALTRLTLTDFTADTGNPFDLAAFGEPTPRPGDDVIQLADATRGTYRKVVVRDDRLVGGVLVGELGTVGALARAWEGAEPLPTDGGPLLHLLTNDGGS; this is encoded by the coding sequence ATGACCTCGAATGCGCGTGTGGTGGTGATCGGCGCCGGGCTCGCGGGCGTACGGCTCGCCCGGCGGCTCGGCGAGCTCGGCCTGTCCGCCTCGGACGTCGTGCTCGTCGGCGAGGAGGAGCACCGCCCGTACAACAGGGTGCTGCTCGCCGAGGTTCTCGCCGGGCGGTACGCACCCGAGGTGATCGCCCTGCCGACGCCGGACCGGCTGGTCCGGGCCCGGGCCGAGCACATCGACCGCGCCGACCGGACCGTGCACTGCTCCGACGGATCGGTGATCGCATACGACACGCTGGTGCTGGCGACCGGGTCGAACCCTGTACTCCCGCCCCTGCGTGGGCTGTTCACGCCGGATCACGAACTCCCCGAAGGCGTCCACGCGTTCCGCACCATGGACGACTGCCTGGGGCTGTCCAAGGACGTACGTCCGGGGTCCCGGGCCGTCGTCATCGGCGGCGGGCTCCTCGGTGTGTCCGCGGCCCGCGCCCTCGCCGTACGCGGTGCGCAGGTCGTGCTGGCCCAGCAGGCCGAGCGGCTGATGGAACGTCAGCTCGACCCCGGAGCCTCGTCGTTGGTGCTTCGCCACCTCAACGACCTGGGCGTCGAGGTGCACACCGAGTGCCGCGTGCGGAACGTGCGCTGCGTGGGCGGCAGGGTCCGCTCGGTCGAGATGGCCGACCACTACACCCTGGACGCCGACCTCGTCGTACTGGCCTGCGGTGTCCACCCCAGGGTGGGGCTCGCGCGCGACGCGGGACTCGCCGTGCACAAGGGCATCCTCGTCGACGACGAACTCCGCACCTCCGACCCGCACATCCGGGCCCTCGGAGACTGCGCCCAGCACCAGGGAACGATCTACGGGCTTGCCACCCCCGCCCTCGAACAGGCCGAAGTACTGGCCGAGTTGATCGCGAGCGAGACGGGTGAGGCGGGTACCTCCGGTGGTTCCGCCGCCCGCTACACCGGCACCAGGGCCCTCACCCGGCTCACCCTCACCGACTTCACCGCCGACACCGGCAACCCCTTCGATCTCGCCGCCTTCGGCGAGCCGACCCCCCGCCCCGGCGACGACGTCATCCAGCTCGCCGACGCCACCCGGGGCACCTACCGCAAGGTCGTCGTCCGCGACGACCGGCTGGTCGGCGGGGTGCTCGTCGGCGAACTCGGCACCGTCGGCGCCCTCGCACGCGCCTGGGAGGGAGCAGAGCCGCTCCCCACTGACGGCGGTCCACTGCTCCACCTGCTCACCAACGATGGAGGCTCCTAA
- a CDS encoding sulfite exporter TauE/SafE family protein → MPDISLPMIVALCAAALAAGWIDAVVGGGGLLMMPVLLLGLPDTSSVAQYALGTNKAMAIVGTTGAAVTYTRKAPVDVRLAVRIGLAAVAGSTAGAFVAAGMSTDTLKPVIMVVLLGVGAFVIFKPAFGTAPATTPVSARRVLAAIGLAGLGIGFYDGLVGPGTGTFLVLALTALLHLDLVTASATAKIVNCCTNAGALAIFAWQGTVYWLLGALLAAFNLAGGMVGAHTALKKGSGFVRVVLLVVVFTLVANLAYQQWVA, encoded by the coding sequence ATGCCCGACATATCGCTGCCCATGATCGTCGCCCTCTGTGCCGCCGCCCTCGCGGCAGGCTGGATCGACGCGGTCGTGGGCGGGGGCGGCCTGCTCATGATGCCCGTACTGCTGCTGGGGCTCCCGGACACGTCCTCCGTGGCGCAGTACGCGCTCGGCACCAACAAGGCCATGGCGATCGTCGGCACCACGGGCGCGGCCGTGACGTATACACGCAAGGCGCCGGTGGACGTACGCCTCGCGGTACGCATCGGACTGGCGGCCGTCGCCGGCTCGACGGCCGGGGCCTTCGTCGCGGCCGGCATGAGCACGGACACCCTCAAGCCGGTCATCATGGTCGTCCTGCTCGGCGTCGGCGCCTTCGTGATCTTCAAGCCCGCCTTCGGCACGGCCCCGGCGACCACCCCGGTCTCCGCACGCCGCGTCCTCGCCGCGATCGGCCTCGCGGGCCTGGGCATCGGCTTCTACGACGGCCTCGTCGGCCCCGGCACGGGCACCTTCCTCGTCCTCGCGCTCACCGCGCTGCTCCACCTCGACCTCGTGACCGCCTCCGCCACCGCCAAGATCGTCAACTGCTGCACCAACGCGGGCGCCCTCGCGATCTTCGCCTGGCAGGGCACGGTGTACTGGCTGCTGGGCGCGCTGCTGGCCGCGTTCAACCTGGCCGGGGGGATGGTGGGGGCGCATACGGCACTGAAGAAGGGGAGCGGGTTCGTACGGGTGGTACTGCTGGTGGTGGTGTTCACGCTGGTGGCGAACCTGGCGTACCAGCAGTGGGTGGCGTAG
- a CDS encoding class F sortase → MRRFANLAIAVVTVAALCSGAWLVRSGGATHTPPQPSAAQARTQPGHPRSDRPESATPALPPSPPLRIRIPTIGVNAPLMGLGLTPTGSLEVPPAEREDLAGWYEAGTAPGETGTAIVAGHVDNADGPSVFYRLGALEKGGAIEVERLDGSTALFTVDAVEVYDKNHFPDEKVYGAAPRPELRVITCGGGYTPGTGYEGNVVVFAHLTGSGRHPSGTA, encoded by the coding sequence GTGCGCAGATTCGCCAACCTCGCCATAGCCGTCGTCACCGTTGCCGCGCTCTGCTCCGGCGCCTGGCTGGTGCGCAGCGGTGGCGCGACGCACACCCCGCCGCAGCCTTCCGCCGCCCAGGCCCGCACGCAGCCCGGCCACCCGCGGTCCGACCGCCCCGAGTCCGCCACCCCCGCGCTCCCGCCCTCGCCGCCCCTCCGTATCCGCATCCCCACCATCGGTGTGAACGCCCCGCTGATGGGCCTCGGGCTGACCCCCACCGGCAGCCTGGAGGTGCCGCCCGCCGAGCGCGAGGACCTGGCCGGCTGGTACGAGGCCGGTACGGCGCCCGGCGAGACGGGCACCGCGATCGTCGCCGGGCATGTCGACAACGCCGACGGCCCCTCCGTCTTCTACCGCCTCGGTGCCCTGGAGAAGGGCGGCGCGATCGAGGTCGAGCGGCTCGACGGGAGCACCGCTCTCTTCACCGTCGACGCCGTCGAGGTGTACGACAAGAACCACTTCCCGGACGAGAAGGTGTACGGCGCCGCGCCCCGCCCCGAGCTGCGCGTCATCACCTGCGGCGGCGGTTACACACCGGGGACGGGGTACGAGGGCAACGTCGTCGTCTTCGCCCACCTCACCGGCAGCGGCCGACACCCATCGGGCACCGCTTGA
- a CDS encoding NADPH-dependent FMN reductase — translation MQTHTGSTGSTEPVEPVRVTVVVGSNREGRFGPVVADWLLSRIGDHDDLVAEVVDVAATAALPTTFASDEDAKTQLAAITPKLASADAFIVLTPEYNHSYPAGLKNLIDWHYTEWQAKPVAFVSYGGVSGGLRAVEHLRQVFAELHATTVRDTVSFHNAGASFDEEGQPRDPSGPDAAARTMLGQVVWWGRTLREGRAARAYGG, via the coding sequence ATGCAGACACACACCGGATCCACCGGATCCACCGAACCTGTCGAGCCCGTACGTGTGACCGTGGTCGTCGGCAGCAACCGAGAGGGCCGTTTCGGCCCGGTGGTGGCCGACTGGCTCCTGAGCCGGATCGGAGACCACGACGACCTCGTGGCGGAGGTCGTGGACGTCGCGGCCACAGCCGCACTCCCGACGACGTTCGCGAGCGACGAGGACGCGAAGACCCAGCTGGCGGCGATCACCCCGAAGCTGGCGTCGGCGGACGCGTTCATCGTCCTGACCCCCGAGTACAACCACTCCTACCCGGCCGGCCTCAAGAACCTCATCGACTGGCACTACACCGAGTGGCAGGCCAAGCCGGTCGCCTTCGTCTCGTACGGCGGTGTGTCGGGCGGCCTGCGCGCGGTGGAACACCTCCGCCAGGTCTTCGCGGAACTCCACGCGACGACGGTCCGGGACACGGTGTCGTTCCACAACGCGGGCGCGTCGTTCGACGAGGAGGGACAACCGAGGGACCCGTCGGGACCGGATGCGGCGGCGAGGACGATGCTGGGTCAAGTGGTCTGGTGGGGACGGACGTTGAGGGAGGGACGGGCGGCTCGGGCGTATGGGGGATAG